From a single Candidatus Sulfotelmatobacter sp. genomic region:
- a CDS encoding fumarylacetoacetate hydrolase family protein: protein MPSSVSIKLYRTRHGIAAEHANRFYTVNAPSWDDLITREDLLDYLSPLIAETTAGFSPQDLLAPIGGQEVWAAGVTYYRSRNARMEESKSAGGGDFYDRVYSAARPELFFKATQHRVVGPNAKVAIRDDARWSVPEPELALFVTPGGRIVGYTVGNDMSSRDIEGENPLYLPQAKVYDRSCALGPCLLISDEPLSAATEIMIEIRRNGASVFSGATTLNEMKRKPEELVEYLYRNNSFPHGCFLLTGTGIVPPDSFTLQAGDEIRITIPPIGTLVNVVG, encoded by the coding sequence ATGCCATCTTCCGTTTCCATCAAGCTCTATCGCACCCGCCACGGCATCGCAGCCGAGCACGCGAATCGTTTCTATACCGTGAATGCGCCTTCCTGGGACGATCTGATTACCCGCGAAGACCTGCTCGATTATCTGAGCCCGCTCATTGCGGAAACGACTGCCGGTTTTTCTCCGCAGGATTTGCTTGCGCCGATTGGCGGCCAGGAGGTCTGGGCAGCGGGCGTGACGTACTATCGCAGTCGCAACGCGCGCATGGAAGAATCGAAGAGTGCTGGCGGCGGAGACTTCTACGACCGCGTGTATTCCGCGGCGCGTCCGGAGTTGTTCTTCAAAGCGACGCAGCACCGCGTCGTCGGTCCGAACGCGAAGGTGGCGATTCGCGACGATGCGCGCTGGTCCGTGCCAGAACCTGAATTGGCTCTGTTCGTGACGCCGGGCGGACGCATCGTCGGCTACACCGTCGGCAATGACATGAGTTCGCGCGACATCGAAGGCGAAAATCCCTTGTATCTGCCGCAGGCCAAAGTCTACGACCGCAGTTGCGCGCTCGGTCCTTGCCTGCTGATTTCTGACGAGCCACTCTCCGCAGCGACGGAGATCATGATCGAGATTCGCCGCAATGGCGCAAGCGTATTTTCAGGCGCGACCACGCTCAACGAAATGAAGCGCAAGCCGGAAGAACTCGTCGAATATCTTTACCGCAATAACAGTTTTCCGCATGGATGTTTTCTGCTCACCGGCACCGGCATTGTGCCTCCCGATTCATTCACGTTGCAGGCGGGCGACGAAATCCGCATCACCATCCCGCCGATCGGAACGCTGGTCAACGTGGTCGGATGA
- a CDS encoding deoxyribonuclease IV: MPRSISRSMVQEQDILNRRAPKRPPRLTSRRIGIHTSSAGGVQNAAERAYRLGCNTFQIFSSSPRQWAPYELGELQCAEMSRLRARYDLKPLVIHTNYLVNLASSTELFLRKSMEAFRGEVERALSLCAEYLVLHPGSFRGADREQGLLRTAAAIAASTQGLDLAGRGLTILIENTAGAEFSLGGSFEQVAEVIDRLRGIIPVGACIDTCHTHVAGYDIVSEDGLYRTLQNLDATIGLNQVKVWHCNDAKAARGSKLDRHQQIGMGMIGSEPFRILLNDLRLAHAAFIAETPIDKPGDDRRNVDALKKLVVET; this comes from the coding sequence ATGCCCCGCTCCATTTCCCGCTCCATGGTGCAGGAACAGGACATTCTCAACCGGCGCGCTCCGAAGCGCCCGCCCCGCCTGACTTCGCGGCGCATTGGAATTCATACCTCCTCTGCCGGAGGAGTACAGAATGCCGCTGAACGCGCTTACCGCCTGGGTTGCAATACCTTCCAGATTTTTTCCTCCAGCCCGCGGCAGTGGGCTCCATATGAACTGGGCGAGTTGCAATGCGCCGAAATGAGCCGCCTCCGGGCTCGCTACGATCTGAAACCCCTGGTCATCCACACCAATTACCTGGTCAATCTGGCCAGTTCCACCGAACTTTTTCTGCGCAAATCGATGGAGGCCTTTCGCGGCGAGGTCGAGCGCGCGCTTTCGTTGTGCGCGGAATATCTGGTGCTGCATCCCGGCTCGTTCCGCGGCGCCGACCGCGAACAGGGTCTGCTGCGCACCGCTGCGGCCATTGCCGCATCCACGCAAGGGCTCGACTTGGCTGGCAGAGGACTGACCATCCTGATTGAGAACACCGCCGGCGCTGAATTCTCTCTAGGCGGCAGTTTTGAGCAGGTTGCGGAAGTGATCGATCGCCTGCGCGGGATCATTCCCGTTGGCGCCTGCATCGATACCTGTCACACGCATGTTGCCGGATACGACATCGTCAGCGAAGACGGCCTCTATCGAACCCTCCAAAATCTCGACGCGACCATCGGTCTGAATCAGGTCAAAGTCTGGCACTGCAATGACGCCAAAGCGGCTCGCGGATCGAAGCTCGATCGCCATCAGCAAATTGGCATGGGAATGATCGGCTCAGAGCCATTTCGCATTCTACTCAACGATCTGCGGCTGGCGCACGCGGCCTTCATTGCCGAAACCCCCATCGACAAGCCCGGCGATGATCGAAGGAATGTTGACGCATTGAAGAAGTTGGTCGTAGAGACGTAG
- the aroF gene encoding 3-deoxy-7-phosphoheptulonate synthase yields the protein MLVVMKALATEEQVRGVCQKIEKLGYRPHPMPGATRTAIGITGNKGEVEQGTLEEMPGVQEVIAVSKPYKLVSRDVKEDNTVITFAGTAATIGGPGLAIVAGPCAIENREQAFAVAERVHRAGAQFFRGGAYKPRTSPYSFQGLGEEGLRIMAEIRQQFGMKIITEAIDHESLDLCEEYADVIQIGARNMQNFSLLKRAGRARKPVLLKRGMSATLEEFLMAAEYILSEGNYNVALCERGVRTFADHTRNTLDLSVVPAVQRLSHLPILVDPSHGTGKRNKVTPLSRAAVAVGADGLMVEVHHKPDEALSDGPQSLFPDQFDELMTQVRQIAAVVRRAVPAIGARETVGVSK from the coding sequence ATGCTTGTGGTCATGAAGGCGCTCGCCACCGAAGAACAGGTGCGCGGCGTTTGCCAGAAAATTGAGAAACTCGGCTACCGCCCGCATCCCATGCCGGGCGCGACTCGCACCGCCATCGGCATCACCGGCAACAAAGGCGAAGTCGAGCAGGGCACGCTCGAAGAAATGCCGGGCGTGCAGGAAGTCATCGCGGTCTCGAAGCCTTACAAGCTGGTGAGTCGCGACGTCAAAGAAGATAACACGGTGATCACTTTTGCCGGGACGGCCGCGACTATCGGGGGCCCGGGTCTCGCGATTGTTGCCGGGCCGTGTGCCATCGAGAATCGCGAACAGGCTTTCGCCGTGGCCGAGCGCGTGCATCGCGCCGGAGCCCAGTTCTTTCGCGGCGGAGCTTACAAGCCGCGCACTTCGCCTTATTCGTTTCAGGGACTCGGCGAGGAGGGTTTGCGCATCATGGCGGAAATCCGCCAGCAGTTTGGCATGAAGATCATTACCGAGGCCATCGACCACGAGTCGCTCGATCTGTGCGAAGAATATGCCGACGTGATCCAGATTGGCGCCCGCAACATGCAGAATTTTTCTTTGCTGAAACGTGCAGGAAGAGCGCGCAAGCCTGTTCTGCTGAAGCGCGGCATGTCCGCCACGCTGGAAGAATTTCTGATGGCGGCGGAATATATTTTGAGCGAAGGCAATTACAACGTGGCTTTGTGCGAGCGCGGCGTGAGGACGTTTGCCGACCATACTCGCAACACGCTCGACCTGAGCGTAGTGCCCGCGGTGCAGCGCCTGAGCCATCTGCCGATTCTGGTCGACCCCAGCCACGGCACCGGCAAGCGCAACAAAGTCACTCCGCTGTCGCGCGCCGCGGTCGCCGTCGGGGCCGACGGATTGATGGTGGAAGTGCATCACAAACCGGACGAAGCTTTATCCGACGGCCCGCAATCGCTCTTCCCCGACCAGTTCGACGAATTGATGACGCAGGTGAGGCAGATCGCGGCGGTGGTGCGGAGAGCCGTGCCGGCGATCGGGGCGAGGGAGACGGTGGGGGTGAGCAAGTAG
- a CDS encoding alkaline phosphatase family protein: MKSVKLLGLLFVFAVSHLIASAQTGPVPHSSHIWIVAEENHSYEDVINNSGMPYFNSLANTYGLATQYYSTQHNSLSALMWLVAGEQVTSDDDAAGCFNVDNVVRHLLAQKSTWKAYEEDLPYSGFQGLSWADYVRRHNPLIDFTDSCASSQINNSVPFTQLAIDMENNATPTYAYITPNLNDDAHDGTLQQADLWLSEQIPAILARPEFQPGGDGLMFIQWDEGDESGSNPDDRCASNIQTGCGGRVATLVIGPQVKPAYQSNVLYSHVNLLATVCAAAGFTSCPGAGALADPMSDFFNTVSIGTPFNNAVVASPVQISATTSNSSAVTAMQIYVDNALQYQVSGSQVNAAIPMSSGAHNVVVQSWDAKGGVHKSGINVTVQSESVVITTPAPNAVVSSPVKIAATGGGTSAVYAMQIYVDNTLQYQANGASVNTSLSMSAGQHYIVVQAWDDWGGIRKNGFYVTVAAPSITISSPSANYSGYSPVEMIATSVDANPVYAMQIYVDNILSYQYTGPGVQAAMNMTAGTHNVVFQAWDTAGGIYKKSATVNVTPIVPVFSAPTANSNVASPMTVNASVQSDAPVATMQLYVDNNLQYTVSGLSLNTQVTLSPGTHYLVAQAWDTGGGTWKTGEYVTVP, encoded by the coding sequence GTGAAATCCGTAAAGCTGTTAGGCCTTCTGTTCGTTTTCGCCGTATCTCATCTCATTGCATCTGCGCAAACCGGGCCGGTTCCGCACTCTTCCCACATTTGGATTGTGGCGGAAGAAAATCACAGCTATGAAGATGTGATTAATAACTCAGGTATGCCTTACTTCAATTCTCTTGCGAACACCTATGGATTGGCCACGCAATATTACTCGACGCAGCACAACTCGCTCTCGGCGTTGATGTGGCTGGTTGCCGGGGAACAAGTCACCTCCGACGACGACGCGGCGGGTTGCTTCAACGTGGATAATGTCGTCCGCCATTTATTGGCACAGAAGTCCACATGGAAAGCTTATGAAGAGGACTTGCCTTACTCTGGATTTCAGGGATTGAGTTGGGCCGATTATGTCCGACGGCACAATCCGCTGATCGATTTCACCGATTCCTGCGCCTCGTCGCAGATAAACAATTCCGTTCCGTTCACTCAACTCGCGATCGACATGGAGAACAATGCAACGCCGACGTATGCGTATATCACGCCGAATCTGAACGACGATGCGCATGACGGCACGCTCCAGCAAGCCGACCTGTGGTTGTCGGAACAAATTCCTGCGATCCTGGCACGGCCTGAGTTTCAGCCCGGCGGCGACGGTCTGATGTTTATACAGTGGGACGAGGGCGATGAAAGCGGATCAAACCCCGATGACCGCTGTGCTTCCAATATTCAGACGGGATGCGGCGGACGCGTAGCGACGCTTGTAATCGGTCCGCAGGTCAAGCCGGCATATCAATCCAATGTACTTTATTCCCACGTGAATTTACTGGCGACGGTCTGTGCGGCTGCGGGGTTCACTTCCTGCCCCGGCGCTGGAGCGCTGGCCGATCCTATGTCCGACTTCTTCAACACCGTGAGCATTGGTACGCCGTTCAATAATGCGGTTGTCGCCTCTCCGGTGCAAATCAGCGCCACCACTAGCAACTCCAGTGCGGTAACCGCGATGCAAATTTACGTGGATAATGCGCTGCAATATCAGGTGAGTGGAAGCCAGGTGAACGCAGCCATACCGATGAGTTCCGGCGCCCATAATGTGGTGGTGCAATCCTGGGACGCAAAAGGCGGCGTCCACAAAAGCGGAATCAATGTCACCGTCCAGTCAGAGTCGGTTGTGATTACCACGCCAGCGCCCAACGCAGTGGTTTCCTCGCCGGTGAAAATTGCCGCTACTGGCGGAGGGACGAGCGCCGTTTACGCGATGCAAATTTACGTGGACAATACGCTGCAATATCAGGCCAATGGCGCCAGCGTGAATACCAGCCTTTCCATGAGCGCCGGTCAGCATTACATCGTCGTGCAGGCATGGGACGACTGGGGCGGGATCAGGAAAAATGGCTTCTATGTAACGGTCGCTGCGCCCTCCATCACGATCAGTTCGCCCTCGGCCAACTATTCTGGATATTCGCCGGTGGAAATGATCGCAACTTCCGTCGATGCGAATCCGGTTTATGCCATGCAGATCTATGTGGACAACATACTGTCCTATCAGTACACGGGACCTGGAGTTCAGGCCGCGATGAACATGACCGCCGGAACGCACAACGTGGTATTCCAGGCGTGGGATACGGCGGGCGGGATCTACAAAAAAAGCGCCACCGTGAACGTAACGCCGATCGTGCCTGTATTTTCCGCGCCGACGGCGAACAGCAACGTAGCCAGTCCGATGACGGTAAACGCATCGGTGCAGAGCGACGCGCCCGTCGCAACCATGCAACTGTATGTCGACAACAACCTGCAATACACGGTCAGCGGTCTCAGCCTGAATACACAGGTGACTCTGTCGCCCGGTACGCACTATTTGGTCGCGCAAGCCTGGGACACCGGGGGAGGAACCTGGAAAACGGGCGAATACGTCACGGTGCCATGA
- a CDS encoding energy transducer TonB, producing MARPRYPKQSLKAGIEGTVEIRARIGNDGRTEELSLMSGEPVFANPALEAVRKWRFHPVLIKGQPTEAIYKVRVRYVLILQEAVADVELESPQEPTAVASPSPAEINSPDGPVYRVSAENGVIAPKAIYSPEPEFSEKARKAGEQGNVTLSLIVGTDGKPRDVKVSCSSQPDLNDNAAEALKNWRFEPGTKDGKPVMVEVAVEVQFHLDGLSSTH from the coding sequence ATGGCTCGTCCGAGATATCCCAAACAATCTCTGAAGGCTGGGATCGAAGGCACCGTTGAAATCCGGGCTCGAATCGGCAACGACGGCAGAACCGAAGAATTGAGTTTAATGAGCGGCGAGCCGGTATTCGCTAATCCGGCACTCGAAGCGGTTCGTAAGTGGCGCTTCCACCCTGTGCTGATCAAGGGCCAGCCCACCGAGGCCATTTATAAGGTCCGGGTCAGGTATGTTCTGATCTTGCAAGAAGCGGTCGCTGATGTGGAGTTGGAATCACCGCAAGAACCAACGGCGGTTGCCTCTCCGTCGCCCGCCGAGATCAACTCGCCTGACGGCCCCGTGTACAGAGTGTCAGCAGAAAATGGAGTAATCGCCCCAAAAGCAATCTACTCGCCGGAACCGGAGTTCTCTGAAAAAGCCCGCAAAGCTGGGGAACAAGGAAACGTGACGCTCTCCCTGATCGTGGGAACCGACGGCAAGCCGCGAGATGTCAAAGTGTCCTGCAGCTCGCAACCTGATCTGAACGACAATGCCGCCGAGGCCCTTAAGAATTGGAGATTCGAACCCGGAACGAAAGACGGGAAGCCGGTCATGGTCGAGGTCGCAGTAGAAGTCCAATTCCACCTCGACGGCCTGTCGTCTACTCACTAG